From the Oleiharenicola lentus genome, one window contains:
- a CDS encoding ComEC/Rec2 family competence protein, with translation MPSPAHSIRAPLLWLLLPLMAGLSAAKIWPAPGFGLWPFLIAAGLSALIAGWAARRARRSWALGALVLAGTLSGYLLLQLRYPHLHARENRPPREITLRVRVTEVFSPTARARSVSGLGTVLLADAGGEDLVGQRIYFSAVRRISVPLGISGQYEFKGVLEPLPRDAAGAGFNDYLANLGVRQRLLRSRAARELKPPTKIQTLVAGLRERLEVILRHGLDRHPQTASLYLAMLLGEKAALSPEQENAFMRSGTFHVFSVSGLHVGVIALALHMLLFLLRVPRRPEALITLAVLWVYVQVTGGGTPSVRAYVMIAFLLCSRAFRLPGNAFAALTAAAFCTLLVDPLQLFSTGFQMSYSVVTALILFGGPLADRWLENWQPFTLVPRPEWRWWHHLINGVGRKVISATAGCWAAFLASTASGIGFFGLFSLGSFVANLVILPISTLALIAGFLSLLAGLPGLLSVSGLFNSAAALIIIAADWLLRHGTTLPGVYFPARFRAEWLAPASLALMTAVMLAGASGRWAGRYGGFWPPVVLLVLLLILGVKFGG, from the coding sequence ATGCCCTCGCCCGCCCACTCCATCCGCGCCCCCCTGCTCTGGCTGCTGCTGCCGTTGATGGCGGGCCTGTCGGCCGCGAAAATCTGGCCGGCACCCGGCTTCGGGCTGTGGCCGTTCCTGATTGCGGCAGGATTGTCGGCCCTGATCGCCGGTTGGGCGGCCCGCCGCGCGCGGAGGAGTTGGGCGCTCGGGGCCCTGGTGCTGGCCGGCACGCTCTCAGGCTACTTGCTGCTTCAGCTGCGTTACCCGCATCTGCACGCGCGGGAAAACCGCCCGCCCCGGGAGATTACCCTCCGGGTGCGCGTGACCGAGGTCTTCAGCCCGACCGCGCGCGCCCGCAGTGTATCGGGCTTGGGAACGGTCCTGCTGGCCGATGCCGGCGGCGAGGATCTGGTCGGCCAGCGGATCTACTTTTCCGCGGTCCGGCGGATCAGCGTGCCGTTGGGCATCTCCGGCCAATACGAGTTCAAAGGTGTGCTCGAGCCGCTGCCGCGCGACGCAGCCGGCGCCGGGTTCAACGACTACCTCGCCAACCTGGGCGTCCGCCAGCGGCTGCTGCGCTCGCGCGCAGCGCGGGAGCTGAAGCCACCGACCAAAATTCAGACCCTGGTCGCCGGTCTGCGCGAGCGGCTGGAAGTCATCCTCCGGCATGGATTGGACCGGCATCCGCAGACGGCCTCGCTTTATCTCGCCATGCTCCTCGGCGAAAAGGCGGCGCTCAGCCCCGAGCAGGAAAACGCGTTCATGCGCAGCGGCACCTTCCACGTGTTTTCCGTCAGCGGCCTCCATGTCGGGGTGATCGCCCTTGCCCTGCACATGCTGCTGTTCCTGCTCCGCGTCCCGCGCCGCCCGGAAGCCCTGATCACGCTCGCGGTGCTTTGGGTCTACGTGCAGGTCACCGGCGGTGGCACGCCTTCCGTGCGTGCCTACGTGATGATCGCGTTTCTGCTCTGTTCGCGGGCGTTCCGGCTGCCGGGCAACGCCTTCGCGGCGCTGACGGCCGCGGCCTTTTGCACCCTGCTGGTGGACCCGCTCCAACTGTTCAGCACGGGCTTCCAGATGTCCTACTCGGTGGTCACCGCGCTTATCCTCTTCGGTGGCCCGCTGGCCGACCGCTGGCTGGAAAACTGGCAGCCGTTCACCCTGGTGCCGCGACCGGAATGGCGCTGGTGGCACCATCTGATCAACGGGGTCGGGCGCAAAGTGATCAGCGCCACGGCGGGTTGCTGGGCGGCCTTCCTCGCCAGCACGGCCTCGGGCATCGGCTTCTTCGGGCTGTTCTCGCTCGGGTCCTTCGTGGCCAATCTCGTGATCCTGCCGATCTCCACCCTGGCGCTCATCGCCGGATTCCTGTCACTGCTGGCCGGGCTGCCGGGGCTGCTGTCGGTGAGCGGGTTGTTCAACTCCGCCGCCGCCCTCATCATCATTGCCGCCGACTGGCTGCTCCGGCACGGCACGACGCTGCCCGGCGTGTATTTTCCCGCGAGATTCCGGGCCGAGTGGCTCGCCCCGGCCTCGCTCGCCCTGATGACCGCGGTGATGCTGGCCGGCGCCTCGGGACGCTGGGCCGGTCGCTACGGCGGTTTCTGGCCGCCGGTAGTGTTGCTCGTGCTCCTGTTGATCCTGGGCGTGAAGTTCGGAGGGTGA
- a CDS encoding FAD-dependent thymidylate synthase: MKVTGLALVPPPAAAGLPKVTPELLASVLARYSRSNEGIHKILEKVDLANPDESIDRILKFVDYGHASIGGLTGGLAIALDDVSMWLAYKVFEIAQMADGQESSTRYITMAPTNLPAPAEIGIPDDLAPRWTALMAKAFAAYNAEYARLDAAAIADPGLVRLPKDAKPAVVTRLRKNYALDRARYFIPFATRTNLGLVQSSRMWAATVKHLDSLPMPEAQAAAKLIREELLKISPRLMRHSSAEKSYQEQAKQELAESLKLGLARLSTAPLADAVWVKTDRDAPPWLAEEQPLAEALKHRANRYGWQGKATRRMRVTFAWNNMAIAELRDLNRHRTGHRWTPLIQAGFYLPPEIKHSDHSALLAEQAALTRELMQRGSPAYVYSLLLGAQTPFEHSTHADKFIYEAELRTGMGAHFRYAEHLSAVLREFNRQVPEAKDWVIEGTAEPE, from the coding sequence ATGAAGGTCACCGGTCTCGCCCTTGTCCCGCCTCCCGCCGCCGCCGGCCTGCCCAAGGTCACTCCCGAGCTTCTCGCCTCCGTCCTGGCGCGCTATTCGCGCAGCAACGAGGGCATCCACAAGATCCTCGAAAAGGTGGACCTCGCCAACCCCGACGAGTCCATCGACCGCATCCTGAAGTTTGTGGACTACGGTCACGCTTCCATCGGCGGCCTGACGGGCGGCCTGGCCATCGCCCTCGACGATGTCTCGATGTGGCTCGCGTATAAGGTCTTCGAGATCGCCCAAATGGCCGACGGCCAGGAATCAAGCACGCGCTACATCACGATGGCGCCGACCAACCTGCCTGCTCCCGCGGAGATCGGCATCCCTGACGACCTCGCGCCGCGCTGGACCGCACTCATGGCCAAGGCCTTCGCCGCCTACAACGCCGAGTATGCCCGCCTCGATGCGGCGGCGATTGCCGATCCCGGCCTCGTGCGGCTGCCCAAGGACGCCAAGCCCGCCGTCGTCACGCGCCTGCGCAAGAACTACGCCCTCGACCGCGCGCGCTACTTCATCCCCTTCGCCACGCGCACCAACCTCGGCCTCGTGCAGAGTTCGCGTATGTGGGCCGCGACCGTGAAGCACCTCGACTCGCTGCCGATGCCCGAGGCGCAGGCCGCGGCGAAACTCATCCGCGAGGAGCTGCTGAAAATTTCCCCGCGCCTCATGCGCCACAGCAGCGCCGAGAAATCCTACCAGGAACAGGCCAAGCAAGAACTCGCCGAGAGCCTCAAGCTCGGGCTCGCGCGCCTCTCGACCGCGCCGCTGGCCGACGCCGTGTGGGTGAAGACCGACCGCGACGCCCCGCCGTGGCTCGCCGAGGAGCAGCCGCTGGCCGAGGCCTTGAAGCACCGCGCCAACCGCTACGGCTGGCAGGGCAAGGCCACCCGCCGCATGCGCGTGACCTTTGCTTGGAACAACATGGCCATCGCCGAGCTGCGCGACCTCAACCGCCACCGCACGGGCCACCGCTGGACGCCGCTCATTCAGGCGGGTTTTTATCTGCCGCCGGAGATCAAGCACTCGGACCATTCGGCCCTGCTCGCGGAGCAGGCCGCGCTCACGCGCGAACTCATGCAGCGCGGGTCGCCGGCCTACGTGTATTCGCTGCTGCTGGGCGCGCAGACGCCCTTCGAGCACAGTACCCACGCCGACAAATTCATCTACGAGGCCGAGCTGCGCACCGGCATGGGCGCGCACTTCCGTTACGCCGAGCACCTCAGTGCCGTTTTGCGGGAATTCAACCGCCAGGTGCCAGAGGCGAAAGACTGGGTCATAGAGGGAACGGCCGAACCAGAATAG
- a CDS encoding endonuclease/exonuclease/phosphatase family protein: MSGRFKVLQFNMQYGQPWDDTYPDTAPIRIRGTVDEIRAHNADIVMLQELEQTLSGGVQAQPPPHYTRLRKEFPAYDGYFSYPKPDERELPFGIGLAILSKTPLREHVCMNLPSPPVEFDFLGEKKTPTDRLLIGATTTIHGREVRLLNTHLLAFFMLKSSSELHLDQRKLVEDQLRRSTEVPTLLTGDFNVSKHQSLIEQFANAGYRTVQSTEPTWRRRPYVLDHIFYNRWLRPVSHTVKPTPASDHHTLSAEFEFVE; encoded by the coding sequence ATGAGCGGACGTTTCAAAGTTCTGCAGTTTAACATGCAGTATGGGCAGCCGTGGGACGACACCTATCCCGACACGGCTCCGATCCGGATCCGGGGCACGGTGGATGAAATTCGCGCCCATAATGCCGACATCGTGATGCTCCAGGAGCTGGAGCAAACCTTGTCCGGAGGGGTCCAGGCCCAGCCGCCGCCCCACTACACCCGGTTGCGCAAGGAATTTCCCGCCTACGACGGCTACTTCAGCTATCCCAAACCGGATGAGCGCGAGCTGCCCTTCGGCATTGGCCTGGCCATCCTCAGCAAGACACCCCTGCGCGAGCATGTCTGCATGAACCTGCCGTCGCCGCCCGTGGAGTTCGATTTTCTCGGGGAGAAGAAAACGCCGACCGACCGCCTGCTCATCGGGGCGACGACCACCATCCACGGGCGCGAGGTCCGCCTGCTGAACACCCACCTGCTGGCTTTTTTCATGCTCAAATCGAGCAGCGAGCTGCACCTCGATCAGCGCAAACTGGTTGAGGACCAACTGCGTCGCAGCACGGAGGTGCCCACGCTGCTCACGGGCGATTTCAATGTCAGCAAACACCAGTCCCTGATCGAGCAGTTTGCCAACGCCGGCTACCGCACGGTGCAGTCAACCGAGCCGACCTGGCGCCGCCGGCCCTATGTGCTGGACCACATCTTCTACAACCGCTGGCTCCGGCCCGTGAGCCATACCGTGAAACCCACACCCGCGTCGGACCACCACACGTTGAGCGCGGAATTCGAGTTCGTGGAGTGA